A genomic segment from Labrus bergylta chromosome 3, fLabBer1.1, whole genome shotgun sequence encodes:
- the irf8 gene encoding interferon regulatory factor 8, producing the protein MSNSGGRRLKQWLVEQIESAQYSGLQWEDETRTLFRIPWKHAGKQDYNQEVDASIFKAWALFKGKFKEGDKAEPATWKTRLRCALNKSPDFEEVTERSQLDISEPYKVYRIVPEEEQKHGKSSMMAMATSSSGDITDMDCSPAAIEEFIKEEEGSRIQASPEYWSQGSMNAFTLQQDPLPSGAVSSAFSQMMISFYYGGKLMHTQMVTHPEGCRISPQQHLGRGALYSSDSMQSVYFPHAELIEFDRQRLVTRKLLGHLERGVLVRANQEGIFIKRLCQSRVFWSGLGEIGSQYGPMSSKLERDAVVKIFDTGRFLQALQLYQEGQFSAPDPTVTLCFGEELQDLSNAKSKLIIVQITVMHCQHLLDTVNMRRPQPFSNNLNLEMSDSAATDQMARIYQDLCSYSAPQRPACYRDNMPITA; encoded by the exons ATGTCAAACTCTGGAGGGCGCAGACTGAAGCAGTGGCTGGTTGAGCAGATCGAGAGCGCGCAGTACTCTGGGCTGCAGTGGGAGGATGAGACACGCACTTTGTTCCGAATTCCATGGAAACACGCAGGAAAACAGGATTACAACCAAGAAGTGGATGCATCCATTTTCAAG GCCTGGGCTTTGTTCAAAGGCAAGTTTAAGGAGGGGGACAAGGCTGAGCCTGCAACATGGAAGACCCGGCTTCGCTGTGCCCTGAATAAAAGCCCTGACTTTGAGGAGGTGACTGAAAGGTCACAGCTGGACATCTCTGAGCCTTACAAAGTCTACCGCATTGTACCCGAGGAAGAGCAGAAGC ATGGCAAAAGCTCAATGATGGCCATGGCAACTTCAAGCTCTGGTGATATCACAGACATGGACTGCAGCCCTGCAGCAATAGAGGAATTCATTAAAGAG gaggaAGGCAGTCGTATCCAGGCCAGTCCAGAGTATTGGTCCCAGGGCAGCATGAACG CTTTCACACTGCAACAGGACCCTCTGCCATCAGGTGCTGTCAGCTCAg CTTTCTCCCAAATGATGATCAGTTTCTACTACGGAGGAAAgctgatgcacacacaaatgGTTACCCATCCTGAAGGCTGCAGGATCTCCCCACAGCAGCACCTGGGCCGAGGCGCACTTTACAGTTCAGACAGCATGCAAAGTGTTTATTTTCCCCATGCTGAGCTCATTGAGTTCGACCGCCAGCGGCTTGTCACACGTAAGCTCTTGGGCCACCTGGAGAGAGGTGTGCTGGTCCGAGCCAACCAAGAAGGCATCTTCATCAAGAGGCTGTGCCAGAGCCGGGTCTTCTGGAGCGGACTTGGAGAAATAGGCTCACAATACGGCCCCATGTCATCTAAGCTGGAAAGGGATGCTGTCGTAAAGATTTTTGACACTGGGAGGTTTCTACAAG CCCTTCAGCTGTACCAGGAGGGTCAGTTTTCTGCTCCAGATCCGACAGTGACTCTTTGTTTTGGAGAGGAGCTCCAGGATCTCAGCAATGCAAAGAGCAAACTGATCATTGTGCAG ATCACTGTAATGCACTGCCAGCACCTGCTAGATACAGTGAACATGAGGCGTCCTCAGCCCTTCTCCAACAACCTCAACCTGGAGATGTCTGATAGTGCAGCGACTGATCAGATGGCTCGCATCTACCAGGACTTGTGCAGTTACAGCGCCCCCCAGAGGCCAGCCTGCTACAGGGACAACATGCCCATCACTGCCTGA
- the dusp22a gene encoding dual specificity protein phosphatase 22-A isoform X1 yields MGNGMNKVVDGLYLGNIRDAENRESLSKNGITHILSVYNNAKPVFEDKTYLCIHAADAASQNLLQHFKECISFIHECRLNGGSCLVHCLAGVSRSTTMVVAYLMTVTHYSWEECLSAVKAVRSFVGPNYGFQEQLREYQTTQVSEFRAWLRSSFQPSPFNDQEQVGTLLSQYTEQQESQRRGGDHRWINQGVETIGIEVWERSHRPDVKPRLGCMATRVPALQC; encoded by the exons GTTGTCGATGGGCTTTACCTTGGAAACATAAGag atgcagaaaacagagaaagtcTTTCTAAGAACGGCATCACCCACATCCTGTCAGTGTACAACAACGCTAAGCCCGTGTTTGAG GACAAGACTTACCTCTGTATTCATGCAGCTGATGCTGCCAGCCAGAACCT atTACAGCATTTTAAAGAGTGCATCAGCTTCATCCATGAATGTCGCCTAAATGGTGGATCTTGTCTTGTTCACTG CCTTGCAGGTGTGTCCCGCAGCACCACCATGGTGGTGGCCTACCTGATGACCGTCACCCACTACAGCTGGGAGGAGTGTCTGTCTGCCGTTAAGGCTGTCCGCTCCTTTGTCGGCCCAAACTATGGCTTCCAGGAGCAGCTTCGGGAGTACCAGACGACACAAGTCTCAGAG TTCAGAGCCTGGTTACGCTCCAGTTTCCAGCCCAGTCCATTCAATGACCAGGAGCAGGTTGGGACCCTGCTGAGCCAGTACACAGAGCAACAGGAGAgccagagaagaggaggagaccaCCGCTGGATAAATCAGGGTGTAG AGACGATTGGGATTGAggtgtgggaaaggagccacaggccagatgTGAAACCCAGGCTGGGTTGCATGGCCACTAGGGTACCTGCGCTCCAGTGTTAA
- the dusp22a gene encoding dual specificity protein phosphatase 22-A isoform X2 yields MGNGMNKVVDGLYLGNIRDAENRESLSKNGITHILSVYNNAKPVFEDKTYLCIHAADAASQNLLQHFKECISFIHECRLNGGSCLVHCLAGVSRSTTMVVAYLMTVTHYSWEECLSAVKAVRSFVGPNYGFQEQLREYQTTQVSEFRAWLRSSFQPSPFNDQEQVGTLLSQYTEQQESQRRGGDHRWINQGVGVCALPSNSEGPESSS; encoded by the exons GTTGTCGATGGGCTTTACCTTGGAAACATAAGag atgcagaaaacagagaaagtcTTTCTAAGAACGGCATCACCCACATCCTGTCAGTGTACAACAACGCTAAGCCCGTGTTTGAG GACAAGACTTACCTCTGTATTCATGCAGCTGATGCTGCCAGCCAGAACCT atTACAGCATTTTAAAGAGTGCATCAGCTTCATCCATGAATGTCGCCTAAATGGTGGATCTTGTCTTGTTCACTG CCTTGCAGGTGTGTCCCGCAGCACCACCATGGTGGTGGCCTACCTGATGACCGTCACCCACTACAGCTGGGAGGAGTGTCTGTCTGCCGTTAAGGCTGTCCGCTCCTTTGTCGGCCCAAACTATGGCTTCCAGGAGCAGCTTCGGGAGTACCAGACGACACAAGTCTCAGAG TTCAGAGCCTGGTTACGCTCCAGTTTCCAGCCCAGTCCATTCAATGACCAGGAGCAGGTTGGGACCCTGCTGAGCCAGTACACAGAGCAACAGGAGAgccagagaagaggaggagaccaCCGCTGGATAAATCAGGGTGTAGGTGTGTGCGCTCTGCCGTCCAACTCTGAGGGTCCTGAAAGCAGCAGCTGA